A single window of Chitinophaga sp. XS-30 DNA harbors:
- a CDS encoding SO2930 family diheme c-type cytochrome, with amino-acid sequence MKKLIFISMLAIVLLSSRSEPGPEELLSGYGFFTGRLADQVPAEGVIPYQLNTPLFSDYAEKARFIKLPQGAAVPYSANGVLQFPVGTVLIKTFYFPQTDRGKRLMETRLLIHEAGGWKALEYIWNDEQTDAVLEVAGDRKPVTITNPAGREITFDYIMPNLNQCKGCHNTNDVMQPIGPSARQLNGELLYASGTENQLQHWSRLGMLKDLPPINEVPATPVWNDPATGSLNDRARAWLDINCAHCHKQDGPARTSALLLSYEEKDSTRLGFYKTPVAAGRGSGGLQYNIVPGDPERSILVYRMASTDPGVMMPELSRKLVHAEGLELIKAWIRQMPATQP; translated from the coding sequence ATGAAAAAACTCATTTTCATCAGCATGCTGGCCATAGTATTGCTGTCTTCCCGCAGCGAGCCAGGGCCTGAGGAATTGCTTTCCGGGTACGGCTTCTTTACGGGCAGGCTGGCAGACCAGGTTCCCGCGGAGGGGGTGATTCCCTATCAGCTGAATACACCGCTGTTTTCGGATTATGCGGAAAAAGCCCGTTTCATTAAACTGCCGCAGGGCGCCGCCGTTCCTTATAGTGCGAACGGCGTACTGCAATTCCCGGTGGGCACGGTGCTCATTAAAACATTCTATTTCCCGCAGACGGACAGGGGAAAACGGCTGATGGAAACCAGGCTGCTGATACATGAAGCCGGGGGATGGAAAGCACTGGAATATATCTGGAATGATGAGCAGACCGATGCCGTGCTGGAAGTGGCGGGAGACCGGAAACCGGTGACGATCACGAACCCGGCAGGACGGGAGATCACTTTCGACTACATCATGCCCAATCTCAATCAATGCAAAGGCTGCCATAATACCAACGATGTGATGCAGCCGATAGGCCCCTCCGCCCGGCAGCTCAACGGAGAACTCCTTTACGCTTCCGGCACGGAAAACCAGTTGCAGCACTGGAGCCGCCTCGGCATGCTGAAAGACCTTCCGCCGATAAATGAAGTGCCGGCAACACCGGTCTGGAACGATCCCGCCACCGGCAGCCTGAATGACCGCGCGCGGGCGTGGCTGGACATCAACTGTGCGCATTGCCATAAACAGGACGGCCCGGCGCGCACATCGGCATTGCTGTTAAGCTATGAGGAAAAGGATTCCACCCGTCTTGGTTTCTATAAAACTCCGGTAGCAGCGGGACGCGGCTCCGGCGGCCTGCAGTACAATATTGTGCCCGGCGACCCGGAAAGGTCCATCCTCGTATATCGCATGGCATCCACAGACCCGGGTGTGATGATGCCTGAACTGAGCCGTAAACTCGTGCATGCAGAAGGACTGGAACTGATCAAAGCATGGATCAGGCAAATGCCGGCCACGCAACCCTGA
- a CDS encoding MFS transporter: MTVLQTQKGRWFSEKRRWFIVAIIFLAIVFNYVDRQMVSILKPLLKKEFSLDDGGYAMIVNVFTICYAVMYPVSGWLVDKFGAGRIMFYSIIVWSIASIGGGFSRTIGQFGFFRGMLGVAEPANFPAQLKTVTIWFSGRVRATANSLCVAGSSIGAIIAPPLIAWLTLSFNWKVAFFVCGLMGILIALLWKLVYRDPPPEISREVATELSGEAGAAAAPEAFSWWKLWTTRSLWGILLIRFISDPVWYFCLFWLPGYLQEGSGLSLAQVGMVGWIPFLVADLGSIGTSAWSDRMVRNGTPPLRARKIMLTVMVALAPLCLLLNYLPGVTGTLIVFSLVAVMALSWLFTVSVVVAEAFPVPNVASVLGIAGGFGALGAVLFNYYVGEVIGSLGPATIFMLMAVMHPLAALVLWTMVRRE; this comes from the coding sequence ATGACAGTATTGCAAACGCAGAAAGGCCGCTGGTTCAGCGAAAAGCGGCGATGGTTTATTGTGGCGATCATATTCCTGGCTATCGTGTTCAATTATGTGGACCGGCAGATGGTGTCGATCCTGAAACCGTTGCTGAAAAAGGAATTCAGTCTGGATGACGGCGGTTACGCGATGATCGTGAATGTATTCACCATCTGCTACGCCGTCATGTACCCGGTATCCGGCTGGCTGGTGGATAAATTCGGAGCCGGCAGGATCATGTTCTACAGCATTATCGTCTGGTCCATTGCCAGTATAGGTGGAGGTTTTTCACGTACCATCGGGCAGTTCGGATTTTTCAGGGGTATGCTGGGCGTAGCGGAGCCCGCCAATTTTCCGGCGCAGCTGAAGACCGTTACCATCTGGTTTTCCGGGCGTGTGCGCGCAACGGCCAACAGCCTTTGTGTGGCCGGCAGTTCCATCGGCGCCATCATTGCCCCGCCGCTGATCGCATGGCTTACGCTGTCCTTCAACTGGAAGGTCGCTTTTTTTGTGTGCGGATTGATGGGCATACTGATCGCGCTGTTATGGAAACTGGTTTACCGTGATCCTCCGCCTGAGATAAGCCGCGAAGTAGCAACAGAACTGTCCGGCGAGGCCGGTGCCGCAGCTGCGCCGGAGGCTTTCAGCTGGTGGAAGCTGTGGACGACGAGGAGCCTGTGGGGCATTTTGCTCATTCGTTTCATCAGCGACCCGGTATGGTATTTCTGCCTGTTCTGGCTGCCCGGATATTTGCAGGAAGGGTCTGGACTGAGCCTGGCGCAGGTAGGCATGGTGGGGTGGATACCCTTCCTGGTGGCGGACCTGGGCAGTATCGGCACCTCCGCGTGGTCTGACCGGATGGTGCGTAACGGCACGCCGCCTTTACGCGCCCGGAAGATCATGCTCACCGTAATGGTAGCGCTGGCGCCGTTGTGCCTGCTGCTGAATTATCTGCCCGGTGTAACCGGCACATTGATCGTTTTCAGCCTCGTGGCCGTGATGGCGCTTAGCTGGCTGTTCACGGTAAGCGTGGTGGTGGCGGAAGCTTTTCCGGTGCCGAATGTGGCGAGCGTGCTGGGGATCGCGGGAGGTTTCGGGGCATTGGGGGCCGTGCTGTTCAACTACTACGTCGGGGAGGTCATCGGCAGTCTCGGCCCCGCAACGATATTTATGCTCATGGCCGTGATGCATCCGCTCGCCGCGCTTGTGTTGTGGACCATGGTGCGCAGGGAATAG
- a CDS encoding RES family NAD+ phosphorylase has protein sequence MKIYRIVKSAKRAKDLSGMGAYKEGGRWNSPGTYMLYASENSSLAYLENLVHFEAEFAPPSLFIITLEVQVKSRQLYVLPDEEYPANWREIGNLENKAIGDRLMEDGKHLAIRVRSAVNPIEYNYLLNPLFPGYQTLVRFISAEELPVDARLIR, from the coding sequence ATGAAAATATATCGTATCGTAAAGTCCGCGAAGCGCGCAAAGGACCTTTCCGGTATGGGCGCCTATAAAGAAGGGGGCCGCTGGAACAGTCCGGGTACCTATATGCTCTATGCCAGTGAGAACAGTTCCCTCGCCTACCTGGAGAACCTGGTGCATTTTGAAGCGGAATTTGCCCCGCCGTCCCTTTTTATCATCACCCTTGAGGTACAGGTAAAAAGCAGGCAACTGTATGTGCTCCCCGATGAGGAATACCCGGCAAACTGGCGGGAGATCGGCAACCTGGAAAACAAAGCCATCGGGGACCGGCTGATGGAAGACGGAAAACACCTGGCCATCAGGGTCAGATCGGCGGTTAACCCGATAGAATACAATTACCTGCTCAATCCCCTGTTCCCCGGATACCAGACCCTCGTCCGGTTCATTTCCGCGGAGGAACTGCCGGTAGATGCCCGGTTGATCCGCTAA
- a CDS encoding antitoxin Xre/MbcA/ParS toxin-binding domain-containing protein, whose product MGIPKKKEDAPGLAVLLGGSTLVKQPIRSEFDLIALSNQGLQKASLDALIGHMGMTKKNFAENILHLSVKTLERKKDNEKLDRQTSSHIIEVAKVVEHAFEVFESGDKVQGWLNTPNRALNNFKPIDLFYIPTGLAMVDNVLGRIEEGVYS is encoded by the coding sequence ATGGGAATACCTAAAAAAAAGGAAGACGCTCCCGGCCTGGCCGTATTGCTGGGCGGTTCAACACTGGTGAAACAACCCATCCGGTCTGAATTCGACCTGATCGCCTTAAGCAACCAGGGCCTGCAAAAGGCTTCGCTGGATGCGCTGATCGGGCATATGGGCATGACCAAGAAGAACTTTGCGGAAAATATCCTGCACCTGTCCGTAAAAACGCTGGAGCGGAAGAAAGATAACGAGAAGCTGGACAGGCAAACCTCCTCCCACATCATTGAGGTAGCCAAGGTGGTGGAACATGCTTTTGAGGTATTTGAATCCGGCGATAAAGTGCAGGGCTGGCTCAACACACCGAACCGCGCCCTGAACAATTTCAAGCCCATCGACCTGTTTTACATTCCCACCGGTCTCGCTATGGTGGATAACGTCCTTGGAAGGATAGAAGAAGGCGTTTATTCCTGA
- a CDS encoding endonuclease/exonuclease/phosphatase family protein, with the protein MQDNPLHLPRRGFIKGLGAATLLPFLPLSAFSTVAAPGFHRVLSCNIRVALPEDEEKGVGWPQRKDGCIKVIKKQKPDIVCFQEVLKVQAEDIRRAFPRYCLFGFDGPEMDVHPEGYHGIAKNPVLFATDRYELLGGGSYWLSETPLTAGSMSWGTARARSVNWLRLRERKTGKAFRVVNLHLDHISGEARIQQAKMVAEESSQYQPDFPQILAGDFNARATSKVFDSLRDAGWRDSYAAVHGAADPGYTVHGFEGTAYTKGAGKGKIDFIFCKGLVKAQGSTIIKDAVNGRYPSDHYFLSADLLM; encoded by the coding sequence ATGCAGGATAATCCATTACACCTGCCCCGCAGGGGCTTTATCAAAGGGCTGGGCGCGGCAACGCTGCTGCCCTTCCTTCCGTTGTCCGCGTTCTCCACCGTGGCTGCACCGGGCTTCCACCGCGTGCTGTCCTGCAATATCCGCGTAGCGCTGCCGGAAGATGAAGAAAAAGGAGTGGGCTGGCCGCAGCGGAAGGACGGCTGCATCAAAGTGATCAAAAAGCAAAAACCGGATATCGTTTGCTTCCAGGAGGTCTTGAAGGTGCAGGCTGAAGATATCCGCAGGGCGTTTCCGCGTTACTGTCTTTTTGGCTTCGATGGCCCCGAAATGGATGTTCACCCGGAGGGCTATCACGGCATCGCCAAAAATCCTGTTCTTTTCGCTACGGACCGGTATGAATTGCTGGGCGGCGGCAGCTACTGGTTGTCTGAAACACCGCTGACCGCAGGCAGCATGTCCTGGGGCACCGCCCGCGCGCGCAGCGTGAACTGGCTGCGGCTGCGGGAACGAAAGACCGGTAAAGCGTTTCGCGTGGTGAACCTTCATCTCGACCATATATCCGGCGAAGCCAGAATACAACAGGCAAAAATGGTGGCGGAGGAAAGCAGCCAGTATCAGCCGGACTTCCCGCAGATATTGGCCGGGGACTTTAATGCGCGGGCAACCAGCAAGGTGTTTGACAGCCTCAGGGATGCCGGCTGGCGGGACAGTTACGCCGCCGTTCATGGAGCAGCGGACCCGGGGTACACCGTGCACGGGTTTGAAGGCACAGCTTACACGAAAGGCGCCGGAAAGGGAAAGATCGATTTCATTTTCTGCAAAGGCCTTGTGAAAGCACAGGGCAGTACGATCATCAAAGATGCGGTGAATGGGCGGTATCCGAGCGATCACTATTTCCTGTCGGCTGATCTGCTGATGTGA
- a CDS encoding FAD-dependent oxidoreductase — MNNHHDVIAEPARSIPVRARVDVLVVGGGPSGIIAAQAAAEDGAKVMLIESRSFVGGNMTIGLPILGFLGQKGNQIIKGLPQKLIGRLAERNAASEHRPCPLHMSLTLVEPESVKAVALETLVESNVDVLFYAFCAGVVMEGDELKGIIIESKAGREAILAKVIIDCTGDADVAYRSGVPCEYGNDQGGVQPPTLMFCLGGVDTEKLRLSIAEEPRTYLTDFIPAEYFGQNNQFVLVGMRNLIQKAQSAGLQLATERTILITGLRKGEVWVNMTRVSGVNGTDPGSLTHGEIEGRRQIYDIQRYLVEYVPGFEQAYFLKTAPFLGIRETRRISGFYTMTREDIMSCRHFDDAIAVASYPLDIHHPQGGGCTLEWCGDCYDIPYRSLVPQKVKNLLVAGRCISTTHEAMSAIRVMAPCMAMGEAAGRAAKMAVSKGVQPADIDVAALQQELLAKGAYLRAPVPSAMRPHNP; from the coding sequence ATGAACAATCATCATGATGTTATAGCAGAGCCCGCCAGGTCAATACCTGTACGCGCGCGGGTGGATGTACTGGTGGTAGGTGGCGGGCCTTCAGGGATCATTGCCGCGCAAGCCGCGGCGGAAGACGGCGCGAAAGTAATGCTGATCGAAAGCAGGAGTTTTGTGGGCGGGAATATGACCATCGGCCTGCCGATACTGGGGTTCCTGGGGCAAAAAGGCAACCAGATCATCAAAGGGTTGCCGCAAAAGCTGATCGGCCGGCTTGCGGAGCGGAATGCCGCCAGTGAGCACCGGCCCTGTCCGCTTCACATGAGCCTCACGCTCGTGGAACCGGAAAGCGTAAAGGCCGTGGCGCTGGAAACACTGGTGGAGAGCAATGTAGACGTATTGTTCTACGCCTTTTGCGCCGGTGTGGTGATGGAAGGGGATGAGCTGAAAGGCATCATCATCGAAAGCAAGGCCGGAAGAGAAGCTATCCTGGCCAAAGTGATCATCGACTGTACCGGTGATGCGGATGTTGCTTACCGCAGTGGTGTGCCATGCGAATATGGCAACGATCAGGGAGGCGTGCAACCGCCTACGCTGATGTTCTGCCTCGGCGGAGTGGATACGGAAAAGCTGCGGCTGAGCATTGCGGAAGAGCCAAGGACCTACCTCACGGATTTTATTCCGGCCGAATATTTTGGGCAGAACAACCAGTTTGTATTGGTAGGTATGCGCAACCTCATTCAAAAAGCGCAGTCCGCCGGGCTTCAGCTGGCAACAGAAAGAACGATCCTGATCACCGGCCTGCGCAAGGGAGAGGTATGGGTGAACATGACCCGGGTCAGCGGCGTGAACGGCACCGATCCCGGAAGCCTTACCCATGGGGAAATTGAAGGCCGCAGGCAGATCTACGATATACAGCGTTACCTCGTTGAATATGTACCGGGCTTTGAGCAGGCATACTTCCTGAAAACGGCGCCATTCCTCGGTATCCGGGAAACCAGGCGCATCAGCGGGTTTTATACGATGACGAGGGAAGATATCATGAGCTGCCGTCATTTTGATGATGCCATAGCGGTAGCCAGCTATCCGCTGGATATCCATCACCCGCAGGGTGGCGGTTGTACGCTGGAATGGTGCGGAGACTGTTACGATATTCCGTATCGCTCGCTGGTGCCGCAAAAGGTGAAGAACCTGCTTGTGGCCGGCCGTTGCATTTCCACTACACATGAAGCCATGTCCGCCATCCGCGTAATGGCGCCATGCATGGCCATGGGTGAAGCTGCGGGCCGTGCGGCAAAAATGGCCGTCAGTAAAGGTGTGCAGCCTGCCGATATTGATGTTGCCGCATTACAGCAGGAATTGCTGGCCAAAGGGGCTTACCTGCGCGCACCCGTCCCTTCCGCGATGCGCCCGCACAATCCATAA
- a CDS encoding parallel beta-helix domain-containing protein: MKLPLLLSLAATCCTAAFAQQDVQKKFQRQLIMAEDGDTITFPAGRHTLLSTLSLEGKKQITLRGEGMDRTILSFAGQQEGAEGLQVSNAQQITIADMTVQDTKGDGIKTMHVNGITFRNVKTEWTGKPGADNGAYGLYPVQCENVLIDSCTAIGASDAGIYVGQSTRIVVKNSLARHNVAGIEIENSTYAEVFHNECTENTGGILVFDLPDLIVKKGGHVKVYNNNIHHNNYPNFAPKGNIVAQVPQGTGVMVLATGNVAVYGNRIHYNNSIGTAVISYFMTEKPVKDSTYVPYPAAVQIFDNDYRRDKVKFQGKGRMGLMFRFKLRFGRNVPHIIYDGILNDDWTDESGRYRDEYRICIRNNNNVSFANIDAGNNFRNISRSMALHDCTLPLTGPSREADNNIAL; encoded by the coding sequence ATGAAACTCCCTTTACTACTTTCCCTGGCAGCTACCTGCTGCACGGCTGCATTCGCCCAGCAGGATGTTCAAAAGAAGTTCCAGCGCCAGCTTATTATGGCGGAGGATGGCGATACCATTACTTTTCCGGCCGGGCGGCACACCTTGCTGTCCACCCTCTCACTGGAAGGGAAAAAACAGATCACATTACGCGGGGAAGGAATGGACAGGACCATTCTCAGCTTCGCCGGCCAGCAGGAAGGGGCGGAAGGATTGCAGGTCAGCAATGCGCAGCAGATCACCATTGCGGATATGACCGTGCAGGATACGAAAGGGGACGGTATCAAGACCATGCATGTTAACGGTATTACCTTCCGGAACGTTAAAACGGAGTGGACGGGCAAACCGGGGGCGGACAATGGGGCGTATGGCCTTTACCCGGTGCAGTGCGAAAATGTGCTCATAGACAGCTGCACAGCCATCGGCGCCTCGGACGCGGGCATATACGTAGGGCAATCCACCCGCATCGTTGTGAAGAACTCATTGGCCAGGCATAATGTGGCGGGGATAGAAATCGAGAATTCCACTTATGCGGAAGTCTTCCATAACGAATGCACGGAAAACACCGGCGGCATTCTTGTGTTCGACCTGCCGGACCTGATCGTGAAAAAAGGCGGGCATGTAAAAGTGTACAACAACAATATTCACCACAACAACTATCCGAATTTCGCGCCGAAAGGCAATATCGTGGCACAGGTGCCGCAAGGCACAGGGGTAATGGTGCTGGCCACCGGCAACGTAGCCGTTTATGGCAACAGGATACACTACAACAACAGCATAGGCACGGCGGTAATCAGTTATTTCATGACGGAGAAACCGGTGAAGGACAGCACTTACGTCCCCTACCCTGCCGCGGTGCAGATTTTCGATAACGATTACCGCCGGGATAAAGTGAAGTTCCAGGGCAAGGGCAGAATGGGGCTGATGTTCAGATTCAAACTACGTTTCGGGAGGAATGTGCCGCATATCATCTACGATGGCATACTGAATGATGACTGGACAGATGAAAGCGGCCGTTACCGGGATGAATACCGCATCTGCATCCGCAATAACAACAATGTTTCCTTCGCCAATATCGACGCGGGAAATAATTTCAGGAACATATCCCGGAGCATGGCCCTGCACGATTGCACTTTGCCTTTGACGGGACCTTCCCGGGAAGCGGACAACAATATCGCGCTATGA
- a CDS encoding tetratricopeptide repeat-containing sensor histidine kinase has product MIVVLSSCTSQDQEVLEHPEYFDAVFLKADSIGMHDVPAAMAYLDTAYAAFREPGAIDLFRKYQYNHLYYLHKGKDISLAMLYADSMLYTTRSKAVQERYPLQYGLALLSKGDVLRDQKKYNDAYPYFYLGRKAIQQTGDTCRYHEYASKLALVYYWQEKYDTAARYFIETFERLSYCDTNSFSTFYIRQGMLDNIALSYEKAGKTDRALAFYDSTLRFIRKYGGEFSHVPEYKRGIDAAIGVVYGNKGNVLLKLGDTLGAEILYRQSIDINMRGKDEKVDAQLTMAKLAGLYLAGNRLANAGQVLQEMKAALAQVPGAEIEARWRHLQWQYLDRTGQRRLAYTMLKAYVQLNDSLNDAASRPAIADINQEFDRISGEYQLEVLKKNDELKTAYLIILVFLSVSVILIAWMIWQHWRRSRRHVEDLRQLNQQILAQHDNIQKSLASLEQSQRDNSRIMKIVAHDLRSPVGAISGLAELLLDTGQLGEKDVELLQLIRTASSRANSLISDLLVLDTSMQGLEKEIVEIHVALKYCVDLLQLKATEKKQEIILSIEPVKVLAYREKIWRVFSNLINNAIKFSPDGSRIVIVLERSNGNARVSVKDEGIGIPPGIRDKIFSLSSEVKRRGTRGEESFGLGLSISRQIIEAHEGKIWFETEEGRGTTFYVEMKASA; this is encoded by the coding sequence ATGATCGTAGTCCTGTCTTCCTGCACCTCACAGGATCAGGAAGTACTGGAACATCCGGAGTATTTTGATGCCGTTTTTCTTAAAGCGGACAGCATCGGCATGCATGACGTACCTGCGGCTATGGCATACCTGGATACCGCTTATGCGGCCTTCCGCGAACCCGGCGCTATCGACCTGTTCAGGAAATACCAGTATAACCATTTGTATTATCTGCACAAAGGCAAAGACATTTCCCTGGCCATGCTGTATGCAGACAGTATGCTGTACACAACGCGCAGCAAGGCAGTGCAGGAGCGTTATCCTCTCCAGTATGGTCTTGCCTTGCTATCCAAAGGAGATGTGCTGCGGGACCAGAAAAAGTATAACGATGCTTATCCATATTTTTATCTTGGCCGGAAGGCCATACAGCAGACCGGCGATACCTGCCGTTATCATGAGTACGCCAGCAAACTCGCCCTGGTCTATTACTGGCAGGAGAAATACGATACTGCTGCCCGTTACTTCATCGAGACTTTCGAGCGGTTGTCTTATTGCGACACGAACAGTTTCAGTACTTTTTACATCCGGCAGGGCATGCTGGACAATATTGCGCTGAGCTATGAGAAGGCAGGTAAAACGGATCGCGCGCTGGCTTTCTACGACAGTACCCTGCGGTTTATACGGAAATACGGTGGGGAATTCAGCCATGTTCCGGAGTATAAGCGAGGGATCGATGCGGCTATAGGTGTGGTATATGGCAACAAGGGAAACGTTTTGTTGAAGCTTGGGGACACTCTGGGCGCGGAAATCTTGTACCGGCAAAGCATCGATATCAACATGCGCGGGAAAGACGAAAAAGTGGATGCGCAACTGACCATGGCCAAACTGGCGGGATTATATCTCGCCGGAAACCGCCTTGCCAATGCAGGCCAGGTGTTGCAGGAAATGAAAGCCGCACTGGCCCAGGTGCCTGGTGCAGAGATCGAAGCACGGTGGCGCCATCTGCAATGGCAATACCTGGACAGAACGGGACAGCGGCGGCTAGCTTATACGATGTTGAAAGCCTATGTACAGCTGAACGACTCTTTGAATGACGCCGCCAGCCGTCCGGCTATAGCGGATATCAACCAGGAGTTTGACCGCATTTCCGGGGAATACCAGTTAGAAGTGCTGAAGAAGAACGATGAACTGAAAACCGCGTATCTCATCATTCTTGTTTTTCTGTCCGTCTCCGTAATATTGATCGCATGGATGATATGGCAGCACTGGCGAAGGTCACGCAGGCATGTGGAAGATCTCAGGCAGCTGAATCAGCAGATACTGGCACAACACGATAACATTCAAAAAAGTCTGGCCTCCCTGGAGCAAAGTCAGCGGGATAATTCAAGGATCATGAAGATCGTGGCGCACGACCTGCGCAGCCCCGTAGGCGCCATTTCCGGGCTGGCGGAATTACTGCTCGACACCGGCCAGCTGGGAGAGAAAGACGTTGAACTGCTGCAATTGATCCGCACGGCCAGCTCCCGGGCCAATAGCCTTATTTCTGATCTGCTGGTGCTGGACACTTCCATGCAGGGGCTGGAAAAAGAGATCGTGGAAATACATGTAGCGCTGAAATATTGTGTGGACCTGCTGCAGCTGAAGGCTACCGAAAAAAAGCAGGAGATCATCCTCAGCATAGAACCGGTCAAAGTACTGGCTTACCGTGAAAAGATATGGCGGGTATTCAGCAATCTCATCAACAATGCCATCAAATTCAGTCCGGATGGCTCCCGTATCGTGATCGTGCTGGAAAGGTCGAACGGCAATGCCAGGGTTTCCGTAAAGGACGAAGGCATCGGCATCCCTCCGGGCATACGGGACAAGATCTTCAGCCTTTCCTCCGAAGTAAAAAGAAGAGGGACGCGTGGGGAGGAATCCTTCGGCCTGGGACTGAGCATCTCCAGGCAGATCATCGAAGCGCATGAGGGAAAAATATGGTTTGAAACGGAAGAGGGGAGAGGCACCACTTTTTATGTGGAGATGAAAGCCTCCGCCTGA
- a CDS encoding cysteine desulfurase family protein, translated as MERIYFDNAATTPLDKAVLDTMLPYMTEKFGNPSSIYSYGRESRLGIESARKSVAKILNAHPGEIFFTSGGTESSNTAIHAAIHDLGCRHIISSPIEHHATLHTVEHMHCREEVKLSWVKLLPDGHVDMEDLRRLLSGSKERCLVSLMHANNEIGNLLDIHAVGNLCKEFDAIFHSDTVQTVGHYPFDLRNTPVHFINGAGHKFHGPKGIGILYINENVKITPYVQGGSQERNMRAGTENLYGIVGFAKALELATEHYEEHSKYINDLRLYMAQQLEANIPGVSFNGDLYGRSLYTVLNVSFPKTEKSEMLLFNLDINGICASGGSACTSGADAGSHVIRSINNDPNKIAVRFSFCRDNTREEVDKVVAKLKELI; from the coding sequence TTGGAAAGAATTTATTTCGACAATGCAGCGACTACCCCGCTGGACAAAGCAGTATTGGATACCATGCTGCCCTATATGACCGAAAAGTTCGGCAATCCATCCTCTATCTATTCTTACGGAAGGGAATCCAGGCTTGGCATTGAATCCGCACGCAAAAGCGTAGCAAAGATCCTGAATGCCCACCCCGGCGAGATCTTCTTCACCTCCGGCGGAACAGAAAGCAGCAATACGGCCATCCACGCCGCTATCCACGACCTTGGCTGCCGTCATATCATCAGTTCTCCCATCGAGCATCACGCTACCCTGCATACCGTTGAGCATATGCATTGCCGGGAAGAAGTGAAGCTCTCCTGGGTAAAACTGTTGCCTGACGGGCATGTGGACATGGAAGACCTTCGCCGCCTGCTTTCGGGATCCAAAGAAAGATGCCTCGTAAGCCTTATGCATGCCAACAACGAGATCGGCAACCTGCTGGACATCCATGCCGTTGGCAATCTCTGCAAGGAGTTTGACGCCATTTTTCATTCCGATACCGTGCAGACCGTAGGCCATTATCCGTTTGATCTCCGCAATACGCCGGTACATTTCATCAACGGCGCGGGACATAAATTCCATGGACCCAAAGGCATCGGTATCCTGTACATCAACGAGAACGTGAAGATCACCCCTTATGTACAGGGCGGCTCACAGGAGCGCAACATGCGCGCTGGTACGGAAAACCTTTACGGCATCGTAGGTTTCGCCAAAGCGCTGGAACTGGCCACGGAACATTATGAAGAACACAGCAAGTACATCAACGATCTCCGCCTTTACATGGCCCAACAGCTTGAAGCCAATATACCGGGCGTTTCTTTCAACGGCGATCTGTACGGGCGCAGCCTGTACACCGTACTGAACGTTTCTTTCCCGAAAACGGAGAAAAGCGAAATGCTGCTGTTCAACCTGGATATCAACGGCATCTGCGCTTCCGGCGGCAGTGCCTGTACCTCCGGCGCGGATGCGGGATCGCATGTGATCCGTTCGATCAACAATGATCCTAATAAAATAGCCGTACGGTTCTCTTTTTGCAGGGATAATACCCGGGAGGAAGTGGATAAAGTGGTGGCGAAGCTGAAAGAATTGATCTGA